Proteins encoded together in one Bacteroidales bacterium window:
- a CDS encoding NAD kinase, which translates to MRICIFSREYNSDYNNVVKTALDVVRKTKGQILFYENLRQELNENFDLPSNTVFLEKNKTLAGHADLIVSLGGDGTLLETVNLILDSGIPVMGINFGRLGFLSNIQKEDFEEALNDFVENKHILSPRSLLQIDNSEKIFGRNIYGLNEITIQKSDSSSMISVKAFINGEFVNNYWADGLILSTPTGSTAYSLSCNGPIMSPYSGDFILTPISPHNLSTRPIVIPDNVVVELIPDGRTNSFIFSVDSFQANIPCGQKIIVRKAPFCLNFVRHHKDTFFSVIREKLMWGEDIRNYEKK; encoded by the coding sequence ATGAGAATTTGCATTTTTTCCAGAGAATATAATTCCGATTATAATAATGTTGTAAAAACTGCATTAGATGTTGTTCGTAAAACGAAAGGTCAAATTTTGTTTTATGAAAATTTAAGGCAAGAACTTAATGAAAACTTTGACCTACCCTCAAATACGGTTTTTTTAGAAAAAAATAAAACATTAGCAGGGCATGCTGATTTAATAGTAAGCTTAGGTGGTGATGGCACTTTGCTTGAAACTGTAAACTTAATTTTGGATAGTGGCATTCCTGTTATGGGAATTAATTTTGGCAGATTAGGTTTTTTATCAAATATTCAAAAAGAAGATTTTGAGGAAGCACTAAATGATTTTGTGGAAAATAAGCATATTTTGTCGCCTCGCTCTTTGCTTCAGATTGATAATTCTGAAAAAATATTCGGCAGAAATATTTATGGGCTAAATGAAATTACTATTCAGAAGAGCGATTCTAGCTCAATGATTTCTGTAAAAGCGTTTATTAATGGTGAATTTGTAAATAATTATTGGGCAGACGGATTGATTTTATCTACTCCTACAGGATCTACAGCTTATTCTCTTAGCTGTAATGGACCTATTATGTCACCATATTCTGGAGATTTTATATTAACGCCAATTTCTCCGCATAATCTTTCAACTAGACCGATAGTTATTCCAGATAATGTGGTTGTAGAGCTAATTCCAGATGGCAGAACCAATTCTTTTATTTTTTCTGTGGATTCTTTTCAAGCAAATATTCCTTGTGGGCAAAAAATTATTGTAAGAAAAGCTCCGTTTTGTCTAAATTTTGTCAGACATCATAAAGATACTTTTTTTTCAGTTATTCGTGAAAAGCTTATGTGGGGCGAGGATATAAGGAATTATGAAAAAAAATAA